Genomic window (Vigna unguiculata cultivar IT97K-499-35 chromosome 10, ASM411807v1, whole genome shotgun sequence):
ATACTGAAATGAATACTGGAACCAAGGAATACTGCAGCATTGTAATAGCTTCTTAAAAGGGATTGAAAATTGACTATAGAGAAATTATTTGCTTCCATTGATTTAGTGCTCTGATTTTAacgttaaaattaaaattaaaaaacataaatattggGAAAGTTTATTAGCCtattaaaagatttaattatggataaaatattttaaaattttatagttttttgttGGTTTCAAGTTCATCTCCAAACACTTTTATCATTAAcatttttcgttatttttcttCCATGAACTTGCTGCTAAGTAACTTACTTATTGACTGCAAATTGACACCTGCCCAAAATTAACTAAACGTATCTGTGTCTATGGTCACTTTATAATTTGGTCTTTCATTAGGCCCAATGGCATTGTTGGATCAATGTAGTTGGCATTATCTAGTAGGATAAGACTTTTGTTTATATTCGGAGGAAAACAAGAATTCCTAGCAAATTTGCTGATTGTACTTGTTAATTCTTGGGGAGTGGATTTATTGAATGAAAGTCACTACTTTGATTGAATTAGTAGTCTAGTCTGACTTCCTTCTGCACGTTGTTCATTCTGTTTAGAGCTTTATCcttcattattataatttttgtttcttcttgtaTAATATATGTTACAGGATGTTGGTGGTCGACTTaggtaattttagttttaatgcAGAAAGGTGAATAATTTCCAATTGAATAACTACTCTAAAGTAAACCTTTCTCGAAAGTGAGCAAATCAGGATGTATTCATCCTTCAGTTCTAGTGGGTTATTATTGCAGGTTGCTTCATATTAAGTCAAGGATGGACACACCCAGTATATTTTAGAGAAACTCACTTTAGAGAATCCTTGTCGAATTAGAGGAAAAATGACAACGGCAAAAGATAGCTCATATCATTCAAGAGACCTAATCCGATACCATGTCCAGTTCTTGCATGTTTCTCTCTTAATCCACCATTTCCTTTGTTGCACTCCAAAGTAATTGAGTTTGCTCCCCTGTTCCTCCTGCCTTGTAGGCAGTGTGGACCCGCATCATTCTTATCACAATCCTTTACCCTATGATGAGACATATTCTATCAATGGTAATATGTGGTTGTTTATGGGGGAGTTCCTACTGTTAACTTAATATCAAATCAGTACTGTCCAACATTATGATGTCAATCATTTCTTTTCTGGAAAAGGCTTGAGGAAATGGCTGCCTGTCTTTATAGTCTGCTATAGTGAGTACTGTCGGaataaattgtattttgttTCCATTGATATATGTATTTCTCTTATTTTGGGTTTTTAATAACAGGGGATGTTAAGAAACTACTTGTCAATAAAACTGGTTTAGAGCCTGAAGAGCAACGACTTTTCTTCAGAGGGATAGAAAAAGGTGATTATCAGCATTTGCACCTCGAAGGTGTAAAGGACAAGTCAAAGATTTTACTTTTGGAGGGAAATGCTAGCAAAGAGAGGAAACTTGAGGAAACCAGAAAACAAAATGAGATGTCTAAAGCTTTTGAGGCTATTGCTGGTGTTAGAGCTGAGGTGGACAAGCTCTCAAATAGGGTGAGCATATGTTTGAAGTATAAATACTACTTATTATAGAAACATGTGAATTGGAGAGTGAattgttgaattattttaacttttcagGTGACTGCCATAGAAGTAGCTATAAATGGTGGGAATAAAGCTGCTGAGAAAGAGTTTCTTGTGTTGACAGAGTTGCTTATGAGTCAATTGCTAAAACTGGACAGTATTGATGCTGAAGGTGAAGCGAAGTTGCAGAGAAAAGCTGAGGTAGTATTAATGATATTAGGTTGCAAAgctgaaatattaattttttgtttcttattttcctttttccctCTATTCCATGCAATCACACATATTGGTCACTCATGCCTGACAATACCCCTCAATTTTTActgtataaaaattataaagaagtGCATGAAATTATGTTAAGTGTTTTTTCACCAAGATGCATTGCATTTCAATGTATCCCTTGtgaaaaaatctttttaatgaAAGAAGTCTTGAAAATGTGACTGTCTTTGTCAGCTGGGTCATGTGACTGGCCTAGACATGGAATAATCCTTCTTGCAATGGTGAAAGCAAGAGGCAGATTTGTTCTTGACACATACAGACGGGTGTCACATACAGTACATAGAAATGGAAATTCAAAGGTGAGGGTTGGTTATAGTTCAAGGTTTTTCTACTTACCATCCTATGTGGGATTTTGCCATATCAATCCTAAATAATCTTTGATTCATCTAGCCTCTCTATGCTACTTACTGGTGCTTTTCTTCAATCTTTGTCTCATTAAACCTGGACAGTGCAATAGACTTGGACATTCTACTTTAAGCAGTCTATCCGCGTTAGTTTACTCCTAGCCGTCTAGCATGTTCATTTCAAAATGTTTGATCATAACAAATAAtgttcaattttgatgaaatgaTGATTTCATCCAAGTGTCTTAATAGAACACAAGACGATCTACCCTCTACTCATCAGACTATCATGCATTAGAATGTTCAGTCGACACAGTAAGCGCTTTAGAACTTATGAAACAAGTGTAAACAACTGGAGACTCAACCAAAAGAACTGCAACAGTCAAAGAAGCTCTacaccaaacaaacaaataaccTTACATTTATCAGCCCATCTACAACCTCCTGAAGTTGACTCACTTTTACGTGATGATCCTGACACAACAAACAAAGTTTTATGGGAGAGTATGCTAGATATGGTGCTGTATGTGCAAGAAAAGGATAATCAGAGCGAAAAAGGCTTTAAGCACAAGTTGATTGCAACAGAAAAAGGTGCTAGCTAAAAGGCTACCAACTTCTAATAAAGCTTGACACATTAAAACAGAAGATCAGTATGCCAACTAGCATTAGTGTTTTCCCAAGATCGATAAATAGAAGTGTCTTCTCTTGTAGAACAACTAACAACTGAACAAAAGTATGCACCTCGTAATCTTTGCATGTAGTGTTGTTGTGTAAACCTCAAGTGCTATAAAATCTGAGTGTTAAATTggtgaattttctttgcaaatcTTATACTATTGTGAAGTTATCTCACCTTAAGGAGAGCCTAGTTTTCGTATCCTCTTACAGATTCCTTGTAATCAATTaggattttaatttcttgtagCAGGGAGTAGCAACTATAAATAGTCATAAAAGCTAGGAGTTACTTAGTGACAAATTAATTATACCTGTGTTCGTTATCATAGGAGGAGATAGAGGGAGTAGTCAAAAGTGACTTTGTGTACACTTGTAAACCAGAAGTGATTGTGAGAACACTTGTGTAATCAGTTGGATTATAGTGGAACCCCTTAAAAGCATTTTAAAGGAAAACTAGACATAACTTAAATTGAGTGGACCAGTTTAGAAATTAAGTCTTCATTGCTACTTCTATTACACATTTATACTGAACTTCTCATCTTTACAcaagtttttcaaaatcatttctAAAAGCTTTTCTAACCAGTAGACACTAGCATCAAACTGTCTACCCACTTTTGTCTTTTGAAAAGAGTTGTAAAATGGTTTTAAGTGCTCTTTTGAACTTCTCATTCTAGAACTAACCTGTTATTTCATTTCCAAGAtagcataaaatatttttcttcaacaCTTGGCTCAAGTTGGAACAACCTCCAGATAGCAGTTTTACCTTTAGAACGGAACATGTACTCACAAAACTATTTCCATACAGTGCATAAGCAAGTGTAAGCATGACTCAAGTACAGTAGAATACTCTACACAAAAAGCCCAAAGAACTCTTCATTTATTCCAATTCTTGTTCATtcccctttttcttcttctagaaTGTTGGACATTTCAAGAAATTTTTGGCAAAGTGACATTAGAGCTGGTGTTTTTTAAAGAGGTGTTCTGTCATCAAGAAAGATGTTGGGTGTCCATGAACCACCATCTTGTCCTAATCTTCTAAAATTTTGCATAACAAACTTTGGCCTCACTAATTTCTTCTAGAAGCTTCTGGAACATTATGCTGCTATTTTGGATCAGGAAAACTTTCCAACAGGCTACAGGTGATTACCATTTTCATTATCTGATTCTTGATTTGGTTTAGAACAAACTTGTTGAGTAGTTCTTACATCCCTAGTTTTGGTTCCACAACAGCTCATCTATTGATTTTTTTCTGCATCATTTGATTTACACAGTCTTCATTGATTTAACTTCTTTAGGAATCTTCAAACCACTCTGTAACTCcattatgcatttttttattatgttgacTTTAACAATGAAAATCATATATTCAGAATTCATCAACAATTCCGTATTAAGATTTTGTTATGAATCAAGCATAGACATCGTAGTCCTTAAGGACAATATGCTATTATTACAAAGCATTGACCAAATTTGAAACCTTTGGTCCAACAAAATGGCTCAATGTTTCTTGAGTTTGaaattcttttctttatttcacGTGATTTCTTATCTTCTATGCATgtttagttttctttctctaaaTATGCAGGCTTAGGAAAAACAAACGAATATCTTTATGATGACCATTGTAGGGCAAGCATTTTGTATTCATTTGTGTTTTACAGTGTTTCGTTTTATGTGAAACACTACTGGTTTTTCATCATTTGCGTTTTAGATGTTTCTTCACCGTTCTGATACACTACATTTACCTTGGTAgcagtttctttttttattctggTCATATTTCTTTATCCTGACCAGAAGTTCAATAAGTGGtagaaatatattattgtttcaaTCCCCACCTACTTAACCTTCAAACATATTACTAGAGTTAGGGCTATGGTCAAGTTGGGACACCTTCAGTGGGAATGGCTGTCTGATCGAATTAATTGAGACCAGAACATGAGATGGATTTTAGGAGTTTCTTCAACTAACCTGACTTGGTCCCACAGCGTGGGTCACTCTAGTTAGCTAGGATTTGGTTTcatgtatttactttttaaaataatttttatagaaataaaattaattttttaaaagtgtaaatttataatatttattatttatctttaacaaaatatcatcttaaaaataagaataaaatttatggaatatgaatataaaaagtaatgagaTTGGGTTGAGCTGAGCTCAATTGGTTTCCAAATATTCAAATCAAGACCATAGCCTAGTCAGATTGGGTAATACTCTACTCGATACAACTACACCCATTGAAACCATTCAATTTAACCTTTATTATGGTTCGGATTAGTTTGATCTTAATTGAAATCACTCCTAACTAGCTATTACTACTAGTGTCTAACTACTTATTACTACGTGGAAATTTGAGTTCTCTACAAAATCCCATTTATGTAAAATGGTGGAGTATCTCAGTTTTGTTTGGCAAAAGGTTTTCACAACTATATTACTTTGTAAAGTTGTGTGGAACTAAGTGATGAGCAATAACATGTTAACATGGAAATTACTTCAGTGTAATCGAAATGGGATATTACAAAGGATATATGGACAACAGTAGAAAAGATAGGATTAGGAATGAATGCTTTAGAAAGAAAGGTGGGGGTTTCCTTGGTGATTTAGTAGAAAATCTGAAGTCTTTGTCGATCAGGATCATGTGGTTAATGTTTCGTATGGAATGTTGGTTATAATCTTcctattttaaattagaaatctGTGTATTTGTTAGATTACCTAATTATAGTAGGAACTAATAATTGTGCTATTATTGctattgaagtaaataaaaatgtttgtaaTACTTATAGATGGTATGATGATCAATGAGAAAGGCAGAAAAACTGAAATTCTGACAGTCTTGGTAAGGAGAGTAGATCAGATGGGTGTATCCTCACTGCTTTAGGTAAGACACTATGAGAAACTACTGGCAAAACCATTAAGAAGGATTTGGATGTCAATGTATTATCTTCAAATATGATTCACCGTAGAATATTGTGGTATTGATTTCTCCATCTAACAGACCCCAcctttgtattttgaaatttagttaatttattttctgtCCATTTCAAGTGGATGTTTGTAATTGCTTATTGATGTCACACTAGTCTACTAGTCTTCCTATCTTCGATCTGACTTAGTTCCAACATTGGAGAATGAATAGCGACATTTTAGCAAAATGATTTGGGCCTTGAAAATTGAACTGGGTAATATGTTATTTGTGTGTTAAATTGCTAATCAACTACTTTGTAACCACTATCTCATTTGCTTAATGTTGTAAGTTTTCCCCTTCCCGTTTTGGTAATCATATGTAGTAAATTGCATCATTTCTTCATATATTGCTTAAAATTACAAGCACTTTTATTGTGGAGATGCAATATCTAGAGACCTATATTTTGCACCACTATTGCACTTATTACCATTGATGGACTAACATGTTTACCACCATTGAATAGGTGCGTCGTGTGCAGACCTTGGTGGATAAATTAGATTCTCTAAAGGCAAGAAACTCCAATCCTTTTATCAACAGTAGCAACGCTGTCAAAGTAACAACCCAATGGGAAACCTTTGACTCTGGAATGGAAAACTCGGGTGCCCCGTCAGATAACTCACCTtcaacaaaaatatctcaaGATTGGGAGCGATTTGAGTAGGCCCAGAAATTGTTTTGGAACATTGAAGTTATAACTCTTGTATAACCTGCCCTTCACCCTTGTTCCAGATTCAATTTTTATGTGTGCTTGAACACTTGGCGCAATGACAAGATCGTTGCCTTCTGATATGGTAGGCAAGTTTTAATAGCAGAAAGATTCTCTCAAAGCTAAAGTGGCATGTGTTTAGTCTATCTCTTGCACTTGATTTTAGGCTAAACATGTATATGAAATTGTATTCTTTAtacttaaataatattattgcaTCCTTAGATAAgtattttttgtcttttgtaTGTGTAGTTGTCAATAGTTTATGTTGTTATTGGAGgcattcatttcaattttttaacaaatctGCATTTCGTTTTCTGCATTAGCTGCGCTGCCTCATTATCTGCAGGACTAAACAATTTAATAAGCTTTGTTCGACGTCAGTGTCCTTTGATCTACGGGTTTTAGAATCTGGACTTCATCTTAATTCAATCAATCTTATAAAGGCTGTTTCTTCCTACATCCCATCGACTTTCTTCCTCCATCCCATCaaatatgtgaattttttaattttgctttCCAAAACACACTAGACCAAGTTCAGAAATATCTTCATAGACTACACTCATCAGTAGTATTATGGATTGCCATTTTTGGAAGCATATATTACACCTTTTTTGACTTATAATAGGGATGACAAAGTGGGTCGGATGTACACGCCAACCTAATAGAAAAATGTATCAGCCTAGAGAAGATTGACTCACTTGGTCTGCCAACTTGATGGGCCACAATATGGGGTGGGATAGGCCAATTTGTAGCCTGTTTCACTTAAACGTATGTACTTTAGTTACTTTATTTCCTTTCTTCCTTCACCCACCAGAGACAAATCGTGTAGAATTGAACAACACACTTTCTTCTTCCCATTGCAAGACTCCATAGCGATGAAGGTCACCCACGACGATGAAGCTCACCCACGGAGGCGACATAGGTTCGTCTCCACGACAGTAACACATGTTTGTTTCACTTCAATTCATTTGCCCTAATGATGGTTTTGCTGTAGTTTGTTTCTCTTGTTCACACCATTGTTTTATGGTTCGTTTCTAGTTGTGATGATTTTGTTAGGATTGGGACTTTTGGTTAGTTACACACATATTTCTGCTAAGATTGTGATGATTTTCATTTGCTTACACCacattgtttcaattttgtcttaattGTTTTATCAAAATTTGGTGTCTATGAATTAGATAATATAAAGTTTACACAACTTGCTTTATGCAAGTTTTAACTTCTTGTGCACAACTTTCATTTTCTATAATGGGATtgatcattataaaaataatgtattattcaATTAGTAAACCTAGTGAGCATGTCTATGACAAAGACAATAAGATtgaacattataaaaataatgaatgagTCAATTAGTAAACTTGGTGAGCATGTCTATCACATAGACAATAATGTAATCGAGAATGAGGTTGAACATATTTTTGACAACAAAAGTGTTGAAGTTAATAAGAAAAAAGTTTAAGTTAACAACCTCTGATTACTGGAAATTTTGTGATGATGGAAAAGAGAGGACAATGTGTAATACCTGTAATCGAAAAAGTATGGGATTTTCCATTTAAAGTAACATGCATCATGTTGAAAAATGTAGTAAAATCAAATCTGGAGATGAGTTAACTTATTAAGAGTATGTAAGGAAAGTTGAAAGAATATATCAAATGGTGTCGCATGAATTGTGTGCTAATTTAATTATCCGACATGGTttacaattcaaaattattgaGTATGAAGAATTTCAGACTTGGATAAGTTATTTGAGTCCTGATGCAACTCTAGTTTCTAGAAATACTATTAAGAGTGACGTATTGAGAAtgtttatgaaagaaaaaatcacGTTGAAGAAAGAGTTAAAGAACATTTCTAAtgattagagatggcaaataaacctgtccccgtgggtattgcccgaacccgtccccgttttgacggggaatccccgcattgactgggtatgggtatgggtatggggaatccccgactttttcagttgggtatggggatgggtatggggatgtacatatacccgccataatacccgtccccgccatatctccattctcgtttaaattattaaaatattcacaattaatcaagtaacccctatatatatatatatattttttttctattttttatttcttttaattatttcatttgtcatgaaactcattctcatctccaatatattttttatcttatcataacctttatgtaattatgttaaaatgatgtatgttaattaaaaaaaatatgcctcacatttgaatatttatattattttttaatatttttatttattataaatttttctttcacatgagaatgtttatactctcaatttaagataatataaaaaaaattctttacttattattattattaatttttgtttaatttgaagaactcttttgtttcattaaaataattttcgttatttttcaaccattaattatatgttaatatttgaaaagttttcttaattctctaagatatttttcgtcttatcataccttagttatacatttgatttcctttgtgtgatttttttcgatagtctctcaaattatttctaaaacacacatttgttagttttttaatatttttatttattttttttattttcatcatgtagaataatatttcgatatattctatctaattattttttattttataactcattattaatcataatgtaattttttcactttaaattctgtttgaagtggttaaaattttatatatatatatatatatatatataatgatatttaggaatagtatatgataattcactacaagaaaaacatgaaatggtgactgatttagtcagtaacccatatcagtcactatttttcgtcattggtggtagtagttgatttattgtctgaatcaatgactaaattagtgaccgattcaatgatcgaatctgtacttgatttagtgaccaatttaattactaatttatatgtaatttaatgacaaattttttggtcactaatgatatttctatttaattttaaccacttcaaacataatttaataattagttctgtaaggtatttttcattttatcataccttaattatacatttgatttcctttgtgcgat
Coding sequences:
- the LOC114167176 gene encoding BAG family molecular chaperone regulator 4-like, whose product is MNNAADSASEISPEMRAAESDGGGPRPTIKLNVSYGTSHHEVHLPAQSTFGDVKKLLVNKTGLEPEEQRLFFRGIEKGDYQHLHLEGVKDKSKILLLEGNASKERKLEETRKQNEMSKAFEAIAGVRAEVDKLSNRVTAIEVAINGGNKAAEKEFLVLTELLMSQLLKLDSIDAEGEAKLQRKAEVRRVQTLVDKLDSLKARNSNPFINSSNAVKVTTQWETFDSGMENSGAPSDNSPSTKISQDWERFE